The Streptomyces nigra genome includes the window ATCGCGGCCGTCTCCGGCAGGAAGTCGAGCGTGGAGGTGCGGGCGATCTCGGCGCGGCGCTCGGCGCGGCGGGCGAGGAGCTCGTCACGGCGGGGTGTGAAGCGGCGGTGCAGCTCGGCCACGAAGGCGAGGGCCGCGTCGGTGAGGACCTCCTCCTGCCGGGGCAGGGGCTCGGCGTCGACGATGGCCAGCGGGGACGGCGCTGGTGCGGACATGAGCTGTCACTTCCTTCAGCGGGCTGGGGGACGAGCGGTCGAGCGTGGCACCGGGTGCCAGTCTTCCCGGATGCGGGGGGAAGCGCCCGCCGGACGGCGGGGGCGCTTCTGATCAGTGGATACTAGTTTCCTCATGGTGGAAGTTCAATGGTTTGTTGATGTCGAGATTCTCCGGGTCGAGGAGAGGTGGCGCCGAGTGCCACCACGGTCACTCCAGGTGGGCCAGATCGGCCTCCGTGTCGATGTCGTACGGCTGTGCCACGTCCCCGCACTCGACGAGCGCCACCGACGCAGCGTGCTCCTTCAGATAGGCGCGCGCCCCCCGGTCCCCGGTGGCGGTCGCGGCGACACCGGCCCAGTGGTCCGCGCCGAACAGCACGGGATGGCCGCGGACCCCGTCGTAGGCGGCGGAGGCGAGCGACGACGGGTCCCGGTACGCCCCGAGGACCCGCGCCACCGCCTCCGGTCCGATGCCCGGCTGGTCGACCAGGAGGACGAGCGCCGCACGCGCGTCCGTACCGGCCAGCGAGTCAAGACCGGCCCGCAGCGACGACCCCATCCCCTCGGCCCAGTCCGGGTTCTCCACCAGCACGCACTCGTCGAGCGCCGCCCGCTCGCGTACGTCCGCCGCGCGCGCCCCCAGGACGACGTGCACGCGCGCGCAGCCGCCCGCGCGCAGCACCCCGGCGGCGTGCTCGACCAGGGGCCGGCCGCGCTGTGGCAGCAGGGCCTTGGGCCGTCCGCCCAGTCGTCGTCCACCGCCGGCCGCGAGAAGCAGACCGGCCACCGGGAGGGCTCGTGAGTCCGTCATGCGTCCTGCATACCTGACACCTGCGCGAGGGGCCGACCCGCAGGGCTGAATTTCCGTCCGCGCTGTGGCGGATCGGTACGGGGTGGCGTTTACTGACCGGCGTCCCCGGCGCCCGGAGGGGCGTTCGGCGAGGGCGCGCGGCTGGTGGCGCACAACGGCGTGCGAGGGGGAGAGCTTTGTTGCGGAGCTTGGGGCAGAGGTCGGTGACGGGTACGGGCGAGGACCCGAGGGTGGCGGAGCTGCGGACGGCCGTATCCCGTCTGCGCCGCGAACTCGCCGCGCATCCGGCCGAGTTCCCCGACCGGGGGATCGCCGAGGAGGAACTGGCCGCGCTGGCCGCGATGACGGCCGACGGGGCGCCCGAGGCGCCGCGGCTGCGCCGGTCCTTACTGCTGATCGCCGGGGCCATCGGCTCGGTGAGCGCGCTGTCTCCCGGACTCACCCAGGTGCGCGACGCGGTGGAGATGTTCGGGTCACCGCCGAGCGGCCGGGGCTAGGCCGTGTCCGCAAAGTCCCGCCTGCCGTTCGACGCCCGGCACGCCCTCAGCCCGGCCGGCGCTCCCCCCAGCTCTTCGAGCAGGGGGTACCCCCAGAGCACGCACCGGACGCCGCTCGGCCCGCCCTACGGGCGGACGACGCGACTTTACGGACACGACCCAGGGCCTTTCGTTGGGATCATGCCGGGCTCGCGGGCCCTGGTGCCGCACCTCGCCGCGTTGTCGTCGGTCGCCATGGCTCCGCCGTGGCGCCCTCCTCCGCCTTGCGATGCACGGCACCGGACCCCGCTCCCTGATCCGGCCCGATCCCGACGAAAGGCCCTGGACGGTCGCTTGTCAGCTCGCGAGGCCGTGACGGAACGCGTAGACGACCGCCTGGACGCGGTCGCGCAGGTTCAGCTTGGTGAGGATGCGGGAGACGAACGTCTTCACCGTCTCCTGGCTGATGACGAGGGCGGCGGCGATCTCGCTGTTGGACAGGCCGTCCGAGATCAGCCGCAGCACCTCCAGCTCGCGCGGGGTGAGCGGAACGTCTTCAGGGGTGCCCTCGGCGGGGCGGATGCGGGTCGCGTACCGGCCGACGAGCTGCCGGGTGACCTCGGGGTCGAGAAGCGCCGCGCCCATGGCGACCGTGCGGATGCCGTGCAGCAGACGGTCGGGCGGGGCGTCCTTGAGGAGGAAGCCGCTCGCTCCGGCACGCAGCGCCTCGTAGACGTACTCGTCGAGGTTGAACGTGGTGACCACGAGGACCTTGACCGGGTGGGCGACCCCGGCCCCCGCCAGCAGGCGGGTGGCTTCCAGGCCGTCGAGGACCGGCATGCGGATGTCCATGACCACGACGTCCGGGTCGAGTTTGCTGGCGAGGTCGACTCCTTTCCGGCCGTCGCCGCACTCGCCCACCACCTCCATGTCGGGCTGGGCGTCGATGATGGTGACCAGGCCCGTGCGGATCAGCGCCTGGTCGTCGCAGACGAGCACCCGGGTCGGGGCGGCCCCGGCGGGAGGGGGTGATGTCACGCGCGGCCCCCGGCCGGTATCCGCGCCCGGACGACGAAGCCGCCGCCCGCGACGGCGCCCGCGCTGAAGTCACCGCCGAGCACGTCGACCCGCTCGCGCAGACCGGCCAGCCCCCGTCCGCCGCCCCCGACGGCGGTGGCCCGTGAGCCGGTGCCGTCCGTGCTGACCTCCACGGTGATCTCCCTCTCGCCGTGCCGCACGACGACCGAAGTGCGGCTGCCGTGAGCGTACTTGAGGGCGTTGGTGAGTGCTTCCTGCACCACCCGGTAGGCCACGAGGTCGGAACTGCCGGTGGACTCCGGCGGGGTGCCCTCCTCGGTGAACTCCACCGGCTGGCCCGCCCGGCGGGTCTGCTCCACGAGGGTCAGAAGGCCGCCGACGGCCGGTGTCCTCGGCTCGGCCGCGGCGGCGTCCCCACTCCGGGTGCCGTGATCGGGGTTGAGCAGGTCCAGCAGGTGCCGCAGGTCGGTGATCGCCCGGCGCCCGGTGTCGGAGACGGCGCTCAGGGACTGCTCCAGCCGCTCGGGCGCGGCGGTCAGATAGCGTGCGGCCTCCGCCTGCACCACCATCGCCGTCACATGGTGGGTCACGACGTCGTGCAACTCCCGCGCGATCCGGGTGCGTTCGGCGTTCCGTGTCTCCACCGCGACCCGCTCGCGGCGTTCGGCCTCCGCCCGCCGGGTGGTGCGCAGCCAGCTTCCGGCGCCCCAGGCCAGGCACAGCGCCATGTAGAAGGTCGTGAACTCGGCGGCGGTCTCGCCCGTGCCGAGGTGGGAGAGGCCCACCGCCAGTGCCACGTACGCCCCGGTGAGGCCGGCCACGAAGCTCCGGCGGTGCCGTTCCAGGTGCGAGCCGGTGCTCACCAGCACGATGCCCAGCGCGGAGGCCGCGAACGTGTGGTAGCCGAGAAGCTGGTCGGCGGCGAACCCGCCGGAGACCAGGGCCGCCGAGAGGGCCGGCCACCGCCGTCGCACCGCCAGGGGCAGGGACTCCAGGAGGATCACGACGACGGCCAGGGCGTCGTGCGGGCGGTCGGGGACACCCCCGATGACCGTTCCGTTGCTGCGGAGGGCCGGGAGGAAGGAACCGATCAGGAGGAGCAGCCCGAACGGAAGGTCCCGGACGACGACGTCCAGCCGGTACCAGACTCCACCGACACGCTTCCGGGCACTGTCCAGGCGGTGCCGGATGCGGTCCGGGCGGGACTCGTTGACCAACGGCCGGAGCCGGAGCCCGGCCGTCCGGAGCCCGGCACCGCTCTCGCGGTGTCCGACTCCGGCCGACCGGTGCTCCGGCGAACCGGCGGATCGCTGTTCCGTCATCGGGCGAGCGCCGCGAGCGTGTCGACGCGCTCGGCGCGGCGCCGGGGGACGATGGTGCCGCGGCGGTGGGCCACGACCAGGAAGCCGACCGTCAGCAGCGCGCCGAAGAGCACCGAGTAGACACTCGCCTCGGGACCGAACTCGCCGCCCGTGATCAGGTGGTTGCCCGACAGGGTGGAGTCCAGCAGCCCGTGGGTTTCGCCGCTGCCCGAGACCTGGGTGCTGAAGACGCCGGACTCCATGAAGTTCCAGGCGAAGTGCACGCCGATGGGCAGCCACAGGGTGCGGGAGGCGGCGTAGGCGGCGGCGAGCATGGCGCCGGCCTCGATGGCGATGGCCAGGGCACCGGCGACGGTGGCGTCCTCGTTGAGGACGTGCATGGCGCCGAACACGAGGCCGGACAGTATCAAGGCGATGTACGTGCCCGTGCCGCGTTCCAGCAGCCGGA containing:
- a CDS encoding nucleotidyltransferase family protein yields the protein MTDSRALPVAGLLLAAGGGRRLGGRPKALLPQRGRPLVEHAAGVLRAGGCARVHVVLGARAADVRERAALDECVLVENPDWAEGMGSSLRAGLDSLAGTDARAALVLLVDQPGIGPEAVARVLGAYRDPSSLASAAYDGVRGHPVLFGADHWAGVAATATGDRGARAYLKEHAASVALVECGDVAQPYDIDTEADLAHLE
- a CDS encoding DUF5955 family protein, with product MLRSLGQRSVTGTGEDPRVAELRTAVSRLRRELAAHPAEFPDRGIAEEELAALAAMTADGAPEAPRLRRSLLLIAGAIGSVSALSPGLTQVRDAVEMFGSPPSGRG
- a CDS encoding response regulator, translated to MTSPPPAGAAPTRVLVCDDQALIRTGLVTIIDAQPDMEVVGECGDGRKGVDLASKLDPDVVVMDIRMPVLDGLEATRLLAGAGVAHPVKVLVVTTFNLDEYVYEALRAGASGFLLKDAPPDRLLHGIRTVAMGAALLDPEVTRQLVGRYATRIRPAEGTPEDVPLTPRELEVLRLISDGLSNSEIAAALVISQETVKTFVSRILTKLNLRDRVQAVVYAFRHGLAS
- a CDS encoding sensor histidine kinase, which encodes MTEQRSAGSPEHRSAGVGHRESGAGLRTAGLRLRPLVNESRPDRIRHRLDSARKRVGGVWYRLDVVVRDLPFGLLLLIGSFLPALRSNGTVIGGVPDRPHDALAVVVILLESLPLAVRRRWPALSAALVSGGFAADQLLGYHTFAASALGIVLVSTGSHLERHRRSFVAGLTGAYVALAVGLSHLGTGETAAEFTTFYMALCLAWGAGSWLRTTRRAEAERRERVAVETRNAERTRIARELHDVVTHHVTAMVVQAEAARYLTAAPERLEQSLSAVSDTGRRAITDLRHLLDLLNPDHGTRSGDAAAAEPRTPAVGGLLTLVEQTRRAGQPVEFTEEGTPPESTGSSDLVAYRVVQEALTNALKYAHGSRTSVVVRHGEREITVEVSTDGTGSRATAVGGGGRGLAGLRERVDVLGGDFSAGAVAGGGFVVRARIPAGGRA
- a CDS encoding CPBP family intramembrane glutamic endopeptidase codes for the protein MKAWKTVLQVVVVFAVYALCGGLADGVKDNPWLSLLVGALTVAVMTFVYRWAVRRTENREVTELRGEGAVGAAFWGLVIGTLMFLCVIGNIYILGDYEVHGIDSVSGAIGLIGFMAAAASTEEIIFRGLLFRLLERGTGTYIALILSGLVFGAMHVLNEDATVAGALAIAIEAGAMLAAAYAASRTLWLPIGVHFAWNFMESGVFSTQVSGSGETHGLLDSTLSGNHLITGGEFGPEASVYSVLFGALLTVGFLVVAHRRGTIVPRRRAERVDTLAALAR